CCTCAGACAACCTAGCAAATGCAAATACAGTAGGGTTCAAGAAATCAAGACCAATTTTTCAGGACATGGTTTCACAGGTAGTTGTAGGCTTAAACACCACAACAGGAACGGTAAAAACGACCACATTCGGAGCCGGAGCGGTAGTAGATTCCACTCAAAAGGTATGGACAATAGGCAGTTTTAAACAAACCGAGATAACGACTGACCTCGCTATAGAAGGTAAAGCTCTCTTTATACTCAGAGATGTTTTAACAAACCAAACATATTATACGAGAGACGGCAGATTCAGAATAAACAGGGAAGGATACCTTATTAATCCAAACGGACTTTACGTTCAGGGATTTAAGGTAAATCCTGTAACAGGTGAAGTTACCGGAACACAGTTAGAAGATATAAGAGTAGAAACGCAGATACCTCCGAAGGCTACCGGTGAGATTTACTTTAATCCGCCGACGAATTTAGATGAGAGAGCTCCTATTATAGACCAAACTACTACACCTTTTAATCCTCTGGATTCATTTACCTACAATTACAGGTACACGTTAACTATTTATGACAGTTTAGGCAGGGAAGTTCCGGCGGATATTTATTTTGTAAAAACGGGGACGAATCAGTGGAAAGTATACTTCTTGGCTTCTTTAAAAGAAAGATATATAAACGTTGATTGGAACGGGGATGACGATAAAACAGATATAGTTTTCCTTGATTTATTTAACGATCAGGTTCATATTGCGGATAACGGAACTTTTAGTACGCTCCCTACATTCGCTTCAAAGACCCTCGAGTTTGACCCCTCAACGGGGAAATTGGTATACATTCCGGGTGGTGATATTGTTCAGGATACAGCTAATCAAAAGTTTTACCTAGAAGTTGATTTAACACCGGAAAGTGGACCTTCTGAAATAAACGATCCGAACGATACAGAGTCTTACTTAAACAAGTTAGGGGCAAAGTTAGGTAGTGAAACTAATAAAATTAAAATTTACGTAGGTGAAGGTATATTACAGAATAATGTAATTCAAAATTCCTACATCACCCAACACGCAGCGGACTTTGTCGTTACTATGGATCAAGACGGGTACGCAAGGGGCGAATTAATAGACTTGTACGTTCTTTCTGAGGATGGTGTTGTTGTAGGTGTATACTCAAATGGGGAAACCCTTCCTACTTACAGACTTGCCCTCGCACAGTTCACCGATCCCGAGGAACTTGTCAAGAAAGGTTCCAACCTTTACGCTTCTGTAAAAACTCCTACGATCTTACTCCCCGGAGGTTCTAACAAAATACGCTCCGCCGTTGTTGAAATGTCAAACGTGGACATAGCAAAGGAGTTCATAAACCTTATAACAGCCCAAAGAACTTATCAGGTAACGCAAGGACGATAACCGTTACTAATACGATACTTGAGGACACGATAAATCTAGTAAGATAAAGGTATGGCTGAAGAGGTAAGGGAAGAAGCACAGGCGGGCGGTGGGAAAAAGAAATTAATCTTCCTCCTTCTTCTCTTAATACTTCTCGCAGGTGCAGGGGCAGGAGCTTATTTTTTCCTATTTGCTAAAAAGGAAGAGAAAAAGGAGGAAAAAGCTCCAAAGGTTGCTCCTCCCGAAGTTGGCATTATGTACAAACTCGACCCGCCGTTTATAGTAAACCTTGCAGATCCTGAGGCAACCGTTTACGCGAGGATATCCATAACTCTGGAGGTTGCAAATCAGCAAGTACTTCAAGAAGTTCAGAAAAAAGAACCCGTTATAAGGGATGCGATAATTGAGATAATTTCAAGCAAAACTTCCAACGAGATAAGAACCCCCGAAGGTAGGGAACAATTAAAACTTGAAGTTCTAAAGCGTATAAATACAATCCTTTCAGAAGGTGGAGTGAGGAACGTATACTTTACAGAGTTCGTGATTCAGGTAGAGTAAGGTTTATACAACCATACTCAATTAATATTAGTTTGCTATTGATAATTCTTATCGGAGAAATAAATTATACCTTATTATGAGAGTTGAAGCCAAGTGGTGGAAAAAATTAGATGACGGAAAAGTTGAGTGTTATCTGTGTCCTGTTAGCTGTAAACTAAAGGAGGGGAGTGTAGGCTCCTGCGGTGTGAGGGCAAACGTAGGCGGTAAGCTTTACACATTCACTTACGGTTCTTTAATATCAGCTGCCATAGATCCCGTTGAGAAAAAGCCTTTATTCCACTTTTTACCCGG
The genomic region above belongs to Aquifex aeolicus VF5 and contains:
- a CDS encoding flagellar hook protein FlgE, translated to MLRSFYNAITGMDVSRFALDVTSDNLANANTVGFKKSRPIFQDMVSQVVVGLNTTTGTVKTTTFGAGAVVDSTQKVWTIGSFKQTEITTDLAIEGKALFILRDVLTNQTYYTRDGRFRINREGYLINPNGLYVQGFKVNPVTGEVTGTQLEDIRVETQIPPKATGEIYFNPPTNLDERAPIIDQTTTPFNPLDSFTYNYRYTLTIYDSLGREVPADIYFVKTGTNQWKVYFLASLKERYINVDWNGDDDKTDIVFLDLFNDQVHIADNGTFSTLPTFASKTLEFDPSTGKLVYIPGGDIVQDTANQKFYLEVDLTPESGPSEINDPNDTESYLNKLGAKLGSETNKIKIYVGEGILQNNVIQNSYITQHAADFVVTMDQDGYARGELIDLYVLSEDGVVVGVYSNGETLPTYRLALAQFTDPEELVKKGSNLYASVKTPTILLPGGSNKIRSAVVEMSNVDIAKEFINLITAQRTYQVTQGR
- a CDS encoding flagellar basal body-associated FliL family protein is translated as MAEEVREEAQAGGGKKKLIFLLLLLILLAGAGAGAYFFLFAKKEEKKEEKAPKVAPPEVGIMYKLDPPFIVNLADPEATVYARISITLEVANQQVLQEVQKKEPVIRDAIIEIISSKTSNEIRTPEGREQLKLEVLKRINTILSEGGVRNVYFTEFVIQVE